tacgggttgtaattttcgatatttgacacttacgttagaggggagggggttagccttctaacgaaaggactttcgtttatagggcttcatcgaacttttgggttgttcccttactgGGATAGTGGTTCAACTATGCATAAAGTTATGCTGTAATTGACATACACCCCATACAATGATCtctaaaaacaaataaaacaaacaacacCCAAGATTTGTAACCATATTTGTTGTACATCAATTTCATAAATAGTTATTGTGAAATCTTTTCTGGATACAATTACACACATTATATGTTCATTTGCAAGTTGACTCTCTTCATTGTGAAGAAATATTTATCACAAAATTATGCAACTTTTGGCATCCAAAAAATTCTATATACATTGTATCACCATTATCACCCAGGTTTAAGAGGTACATGTATAAACTCTGTTAATGTGGTTTTGTTAATTACAGTAACATGATTAAACTATCATTAGTTTAACATTACTGGCCAATTTATGATACCCACAAAGCTATGTGCAGACCTTTCACCCCAACATCCCTGATCAAAGAATATAATATTAGAATCACCACACAGGTCTTGCATGAACAGTGATAACTTGTAGCTCTCACTTGGTCAAACTTTTATGGTTGACCTGACAAAAACCAATTTAtgataacttaggtggtctattGACAATTGATAATATTGATAAGGATTTATGGGTCGACCTGACACTTTTTCCTGCCAGGTTGACCCATAAAATGTCCACACCATTTAACCAATGATTATTTAATAGTCCTTAACTGGTGTGTGCACCAGTTAAAAATGTTCAAATACTATAATAATATGAAGACAAATGAAGTTGACCTTTTTGAGCTTGAAGCAGTCAATATTGTACTTACTACATTTACTACAAGGACAACAATTAAGCTGGCTGAATTATTTTACTGATAATTTCAGAATAGTATGGTCCAAATACAGCTCTGTTATGTGATAATAATCTAGCATACTGCTTACTCAGCTCTATTAGCTGTCTTTCCACAGTTGTCAGACCCATTGGTAGTTTACCCGtagggtcaaagttcaaaggttgTGAGATGATCATTCTAATGAATGATTCTGCTCTTGAATCTGCGTAGAAAACAAATACAAAAGGAAATTATAGTTAGATATATATATTGTATAGAAATCAGTCAATATTGATACATACATCCACACACCagctcagggctgtcaactttttggaattgcttggcgtgagtcAGAGACGCACCGGGATTTTCCGACTAcattgttcattttgacccatgattacttgagccacggcgctcgagaatctgAAAAGCAGGGGGGGTTGTAGGGACAGCAAATTATTTTgacaatgcgtgagattttacttatttttcagctttttgcgtgagattaactacctaggcgtgagattatactaccttggcgtgagactgtGAGAAAGTgtcccaatgcgtgagagttgacagccctgccacaCACACACCCTACATAATCAATGCAGAATCTAGGACTGGTCAGTGCCTCCTTGAACAATGTTCAGGCGATACAAAAACATTGGATGGTTTCCATTTTGTTATTTTCAAACCACATTTGTTGACTACTTTACCTATGATAATCCCTGATTTAAAACATGTATGAGGCTTTGAGGTTCCCTGATACCATCAAATACTTAAAAGTTTCATTAATATAAATGCAATCTCTCATTTTGTGTAGATTTGAACGGGATCTTGCAACTTcacttttgttttaaaagggtGATAGCAAAGACCGCTGCACTCATTCATCAACTGTCTGGGTTGATAACTGAGAAACTTATGTTTTAAAAAAGTGTCTGACTTTTCCATCAGATTCTGTTGATCTGagactgcgcagttgtgtccataTTGACCATTTTGACTGTGCTTGTTATTGAACAAATAATTTTAGAACTACAGAGCATGGTACATCAGCATGGTACACAGGCGCTGATAGGCAGTTGCACTATGGCACAACAAAAGTCACACAAGAATGAGTCTGACATGATTTTCATAGGTGCAAACCTAAAGACTATAATGAACTTACCTAATAGCTGGTGTACTGAGTGTTGTTTATCTCCCACAGCAATGACCTGTGCCTTGAGTGCCTCTTGTATTTCTGGAGTTAGTACTGGTGCTTGTCTTTCTTGCAGACACTTGTTCACTTCCTTGCAAACTTCCTCTGCTATGTTGGGCATAACTGTTGAATAATCCCTATAATGGAAAACAACAATGCATTGTTGTAAGGATTAATAACAGCTCAGAATTTGGAGTGTAAAGtgtaaagtgtaggcctatactttattgCATTGCATCCTTAATGTATGATGTCAACCATTTAGTTCAGGGATGTCAAATCTCACACAAAATCTCATGCATTCATCAAAATTTTGTCCCTACCTACCCCTTCCCCCCACATTTTAGTGCCGTAgcgaaaaataatttattttagtcAGAAAACTATATTACCATCCTCGTACGCCCCTCAACAATATCTcatgccaagcaattccaaaaagttaacAGCCCTGATTAAGGATATATAAGGATGCAGAGCATCATAAAGAGGAACTATAAATCACACTCACACAGTATCAATAAGAGGAGCTTGTCATAATGAACATGTTAGTGGTTTTGTTTATGCCAAATGACAAGTCTGAAGAACAGAAAATAATGTCTCACTTCTACACACCtagttttataatattttgcagtaaacctttgacaagtgCAAACTACCGTATGTTGCAAAGTCAGAACTAAGAACACGTatggcgcaaagttcattcataaatttccactctgcAAAATATTTTAGGACAAACTTTGATTGGAATACTCACTTTACTCCTTCCAATAGTACAATCATATGATGTTTTAATCTGCTTGGGAATCCCTGTATGCCAGCAATAGCGGCACCAACATTGGTATAAGTGACAAGCAGGACTGATGCTAATAGCACAGCTCTCTCCAACTGTACACTCAAGTCAATAATTCTGCCTTTATCCATTGTCATTGTCTGAAAAAGTAACATATGAAAGGAAGAAATTATTCATTCATGCAGTAAGGGTATATAgacttataggttaataaatgcatatcacttgtagGGAGTgagattgtacaaaataatgtacacatactgagatgttgatgcgtttaatgCATGAGCCCCAAAGGAGGAAATGCGTACGCATacgtatgattgacagtgtgtgttagggacaaagTCCTGCTCAAAATCCAAAGTTCATAGACGATATTTTTTActtgggctttcgcgatcaaaTAGACTGGTAGATCTaatatcagaattgttcagtTAGTGAGCACTCATTATAATTACACCGAcatatatgttgcattcaataatacacATATAGGTTAATTTACTTTTACTGTTACTATTTATATTAACTGCTTTACGActatttattgaatactttaattgagacaaacatcagtataattttgagttcaactaaatgcgttcatcatgattactaACTTATTTTTAAGGATCAAAAATTGACAATGGCATAGTCTATTAGGAATGGATACATTTTTTGGGAACAGTAAAGTCTCTTCAAATTACTTCAAGTCTACATCAGAGAGGATATGGTGGTGCTCCCATGTTGCCAACTCATGGTCTCAAGGTTGCAATGCAGGATCAAATCTTGGtggtgccatcatgttgtgcactGAAGCAACCTTTCACTTCTATTGCCTCTTCAAGCCCCAGTGTATGGTGATTATGCCAAGAACGTATGTAAACTCTCTGTGGGTGGTGACGTGGCAAATCCTCCACTGCATATTATAGGCCAATAAAGTAACTCTCAGAACTGCTGCGCATGTCCTTTTTGAAGTGACAAATTAAGGATAGACGTTGGTCTGTAAATTTGTTTGCTCCCATCAAAGTAATCTCTCAGAAATCATTAAAATGCATTACATGGATTAGGAATCATCTGCAAAATAGTTTTATTTAGTTCTGCTTTTTTCACTGTTAGAAGAACTAAAATAAATAGTTTGCATTATATTATGAAATTGAACGTAAAATAACAGCCATACCTCTGGAAACAGCTCTGTTTCTTTCCATTTCAATAACCCGACATAACCATGATTCAAGATAGCTGCAGGGCCATACACTAACCCAGGACGTGCTGTTGATGGTGCTGATGCTGTAGCTGTAGTGCTAGGTGGTGTTGACTGCTGTACTTTGGTTTTCAGATCTTCAGCAGACTCTTCAAGCCATTTACGTGTTAATTCCAAACCATCTATAgggaaaaacatgaaaacaacagTGTCACATGTTGTAGCATTTAGTCTAGTCCTGTTGATATAACTTGTTAAAATATATAACTTGGTCAGAGTAACCAAAACTATGCCATCTGCTCCAACAAAACACAGAACAAGTTGCAAGGGTATGTTTTTGATTTATGAGCCTGAAAAGATGACATTCCTATGAAATTTAATTAATCAACTACTCCTGTGTAAAAAAGAAAATGAACCTGGCTTATTTTcatttaaaagcacattttcaggCATTTCCTCCTGTAAATACAAAATGATAAGACTCTGACTTGTTCCAATGTTTGTCACAGCTAGTCACATACATTACTATATCAAAACCACATCAGAGATTTTCATAGTACTATATAGAATAGCTTGATTTTGACATATACACTGTATGTACTTTTTACTTTGTCCAACTTGTGATTGATGTGTGCAGCAAcaagttgaacaaagtataacAAGCATTTATTGAGACCTGAAAACAAGGGGTCACAGAATGGAGCCCCGGGGGACCCATGGGTTATTATTAATACTAATTCTCCTTACCTTGTTGTGTTTGAAGGAATTCTGCAAACTTTCCCCTCTCATATTCCACAGACTGGTGTTGGAGGTGTGGCCTCAAACTTTGCAGTGTAAAGTTCAGCATGTCAAGCTTCATTAATTCTAACACTCTGAAAATCTCTCTGAAATGAATAAATGTTGGGATTTATGTTACATGATCATCCAACAGATGGTTCACAAGGTGCTAGTGTGAAAGGACCAATATACAATGTATCTCAATGAGTAGATTGACAGAGGTTTGCTTGTCTTTGACTGACTAACTCAATTTTCACCTGTACATGTACCTAGAAGTACTAAAGATATTCTGATACCCTCAAATACATggagtatcaaaatgattggtacccatcaattctgatgtttattgaaaagcatgcctcttcaaaatgcaacataggatacTGTTGAAATCTCTAGAATGTATAATTTATGACTTGTTATGTATACAATAATCTAAAAAGTATCTGCATCTTATGTTGAATGTAGATGTGCCAGACTtgtccattatcaatgaaaactaacgggtaccaatcattttgatacagcttgtatacccTAAAAAGTCAAAACAACTCATGTGCAGAACTTTAACCTCCGGGCAAAACCACAGCATCACTAGATTaataaatatcttcaataaaaattgataacatctatttattttacatgcacaacagaaatttcacatcaactACAAAGTTAATATATATAATGAGTGTCTGATTTACATAACTTGATTttatattggcatttcttcaagcctgattttctcgaaaagttattTATACATGGTGCCCCACCATACGCCACTATAGAATGAAGTCAACAAATTTAGAGGTTCTTACTTGAAGAGTTGTACAACATCTGTGATTTCTTTGAGTTTAGTGATATCCTCATCTCTGACAGGTGCACATAGTTTACTCATGATACCAATGATGAAATTAGCATAATGCATCACGTCTAGGATCTCCTGTTCTGCTTGTTGTTGGATCAGTGGTAAGTCAATGGCTTCATCTATTTGGGCTCGCAACCTCTCATGATGAGGGAGGAGAATGGAAAACatgaactgaaaagaaaatggtagAGAATTATCTTTAGGTATCAACATAACTATggtaatttcaaataattcatgGCCATCCAGAAGTTCATGTACCTGTCGTGTACAAaccacataccgtatttcgtcaaatagtcgcccccctcaaataaacgccctcaccacttttttcaaccaagatgtttcaaaaattccgatatttctatgctatcttgtgtagtaagcttaccaagttgctcacatggtcggtaataacagcaataaatggcgaaaatctgcatcagaaacccggaagtgaaccaaatgtcagtgtcaaaagttcatagttcgtcattttagcatgacttttaagcttacctaatgattttaacgggaattgtcgtgctaaaaatgacctctaataaacgccccccccttgggaaattatttgacgaaatacggtactgtTTTATACAGTGATGTATTGCCCGTCATTTTCAACCAAGCTGCCTGTCCAAAATTGGAGCAGATCGATAACCACTTTCGCGACACAGTCTGCCTCCTTCATCATTGTGGTAGAGTTTGTATGGCAACGGGACGAATGTACTAGATTTAGGAGTGTGCTTGCTTTTTTATTCACTGATATTACGCTAAAACAATGGCATACAGTAAAGATGAAGGTGCTAAAATATGTGATTCATTTAAACTTATTTACCCACACATGCTAAAGTAAATTTAgttatcatttttttttggtgCTGTTTTTGTTAGGTCCCCTATTTATAAATGGGTTGTTCAGTCTGTAGATCtgtggttttcaatgaaatgGCAACATACTAGCGCAAGCTCAGCGATCTACATTTATCTATGTAGTTGACACTACCTCACCTCTTTAACTTCTCCCAGCAGAGACACAGCAGTATCATATCTTGGTGGATCTTCTTCTAAATGACCCTTAAGACTGTCCCAAAATGCTCTGTGCATCACTTCTTTCACCTGCTTCTCAATTCTGTATAAACATAAATGTATTATATTGACAGATCTTTATGACCATCTGATTTAAAAGAAAATGCTTTTATAGTCCAGTTTCCATATGAAAAAGGAATAATTTGAAAACCACTAATCACTTCAATTATCTCCTTCTGGTCTCCCACATGTATGGATCCGTCAACATGAtgtgaaaagtgtgccaacaggttcCATAATAAACTTATTACATGACATGCTTCTATCCGTTGGTTTATCCACTGtggtttatttattattaatctcAGGCATATAACAGatcaaatctaattttaaaaccCAATGGCAAGggggaagaaaggaaggaaggaaaaaaagaagATGAGAGAACTTTTTtctgggtgcggttttgaaccagggacccctcgggtgccagacatGTGAACTGCACGCGCCCTCCCTTGGCCAGGCAAGCTTTCCGCGCCCATATGATTGtttgcatgatgacgcaatcgcatcaccTGGGATACTTGCgcttgcagatgctttgtgaatggaaggtttttgatgtttggtatggTTAATCTAATTCATGCATTTAGCTTTATATCTTTTTAGCTTTATATCTACACTATACACTTTATTCAACAATGTCAAAACTCAAAAGAAAGATGGCAGGAAGGCATGATAAtcaaaagacagacagaaagaaaaatAAAGGGCCTAATCCAAGTTCAGAAAGACGGTGACAGCCAAGAAAGGGAGATAGCTGTTTAGCTTTGATGAAGTGGAAAACTTTAAGATAGAAAAAGTTACTCACGAGTTCTCTGGAAAATCACTCTGCTGAAGCTTGAAGTTGCCATCAACAACTATTTCATGAGCCAAAGCCATGTTGGTGACAATCCCAGCCTGAGCTAGTAGCTCCTCGAATGTGGCATGCTTTCTTGGTGATGCTATGGACATAAAAGTATTATGAAAGGGGTAAGAGGCAAGTTTGAAATTGTAAAGTTGACTTTTATATCCAAAATCATGCATTCAATATCTAAACAGTtcagagaaaatatttcaaattaacACCTGAAAGGCCAAGGTAGTCTGTTACAGTGGCCATAATGGGATGTTGCACTGTTTGGGACTGTTTCAATGTTGTGGTGTCAAGGAGTAaataatgggccattccagttgaaatccattccagATGAAATTGACTCTGCCAGCCTCCCAATGCCCCACCCAAATCCTGGCACTGCAACTGAAGGTcatatgtttttttcttttaatgtatttcaactggaatatcccaattgaAGGAGGTTGTATAGTATCTAGACGGATTAAAGGGTCTGACAAGTATTTACAATCCCAGAAATAGATTTAAACCAGGATCAATTTCACTGAAATTTAAATTTCCTGCACCACTACAAAGAGTCAGTCCAACTCTGAATGGCAACTATAGACCAATCATCAATACAGCAAGAAATGTATTCATTTGCTGGACTGTTAAGAGGAAATCATAAAATGACTTTGCCTCCATTGTAGTTTTGATTTTTCCAGGAACCATGAAAGCATTGTATCATACTATTCAAGTCACTTACCACCAGGACTGACATTATGTGTTGGCCTTTTAGGACTATTGATTCTCTGCCTTTTGAAGACTTCTCCTTCTCCTGATGAATCTAATTCATGGGTGTTGATGTTAGTATCATCATCCATCTTAGTGGACCCATCATCTGCTGCACCACCAACAGCTCCATCCTGTTGTGATGGAGGGTCCTCTTTTGGTTTGTCTTCAAGAGGCATGCTTTTGATCTGAAAATAAATTTCTAAAAACTTTACAGTAACTGATTTAGACCAAGTAACTAgtaaacacataggcctacatgtaaggcGGCAACAACCCAGGGGCAAcaatagtgccgtactattacgctgactttcgtattcggcaaggaggacgatttcgacaaaagaccgttccgcttgtccaaacactcaagtatcatcaggatggtccacaatagcgtgattcacgtaacatgaatagggattaaaaagctgtcacgtagaaccatgtgcttctattgtccaatttgccatcaagatttcatatggaaacagttcagacccagtacagtatcatgtcagaaattaatattttgttctgggtctgattattcggactagggcAACAACAACTCTGCAACTATTCAAAATTTCAACTCTCTGCTTACTCACATTCCTTCGCGCATGGCTTCTACAGAAACATTGTGAAGTATTATAAATACTATATACAGTCAAAGACAAACAGGATTCATTATTCATGTAGATAggcagggcgtagccagctttcttggtcgggggggaaaaaaaaattttgggggcacaggcgaaaaaaattgcagttgcatcatacaatacatagagactgtatgtcttcgagcttcacgAAAAGGGCCTGAGTGGGATGATGTGGGCGCGTAGcgtgaaaaaatggtattttacactattttcgcccattatccggctaaaaagggctttattgttacaatgtccgcataaattttgtattttacactattttggccctgaattttgctagaaaaggggctccttgccctttttttttcctttgccctcctgattttctctttcattttttttgtcagaagggcacttttctttcattttttgggggctctgcccccccctgccccccctggctacgctactgtagaTAGGTCTTTTGCGATTATAGCATCCTTTTTGTACCAAAGTATGGAATGGTTAAATAGCAGAGGTTCAATAGATAGGAATTTGAGCAGAATCCATTCTTAAAAATTATGACTACCGTACTGAGTTTAAAAATTCATGCAAGGAATGATTTTGAACATTGAGTTACAAATTATAGGCGACACAAAATGTGCTGTGCCTTCGCTGAAATGAATTACCAGCACCCAATACTGCATTGGGTATTGGGTGCATGGACCAACTACAGCAAAAGTGGGAAGTTTACCCCATTGTGTCATCAGCTTTGCTCAGTGCACCCCAGCTAGGCTGCTAGGCTCAGACACAGAGAGGAATCTTAATTTAATTTCTGCAGTACAGCTCATGTTTTGCAAGAGTACCACTCAAATATTCGCTTTCGCTGTAGAAtagatgatgtaacaggattaactaccggTACCATAGCAataataggttaaaacaattttgaacatatcgccctgcactacaagtaggttgcactcatcacctgtgttaaATTtaatatgtctgcaatcatagatgcGATCTCTTCAATTCAAAGATactgtgcgagtgatcagcatcaAAAAGATGTCGACGATGCTGTGCGGTGGAAAACGTACCCTTTTCGATGTTTTTCTTGGAtgcgggtgcgtagcaagtcaagtagtgagtgaccctcACCCGGGACATACAATTACATGTAGATAAAAACACATCAATCAACACAAGGCTAGAGCAGCAAGTCACAAAGACAATGTCTATAGTCAAATCAACAAATTCTCGAGAACATGAGAGGATGTACcattgcgtcagcgtacttttcatagaataacacgatcacGCGACCTGAGCTGCATGAACGAAACCTTGAGCAACGactgtgtgattggtcaattcacagaagctgtgtttgcgccgtaagcgccggtatttgcgtagtacgctcaacgcaaataactgtgcggacccaagttggctctcatgatcgagaattaattaTTTTGGCTAATTAGCAGAAAGTTCTATACTTTTACTTTTAgttttatttaaatattaaatacattTTTGCACGTTGGAGTTTATTGCACAGCTATGGCATATAAAATTATTGTTGCAATTGGGCACTTCTTCCACGTTGCAGTTTTCACTTTCATTTGGATTGCATGAATGATTTTCTATACTGAAccctagatacagactttaaggtacatatttcgaggtgcataacagacacaaaatttgtgtcataacaaacaccaaattggtgtcgatgacctgacatgcatgcattcttttgtgatggtctttcaatttgtaccAGTGTCCTTGGCAgtcttgactatgcttcagtggtcatgaaaggattcaatagataacctctgccccactaatccccagctattgtctgaaattgcacctcggaagatatattataacaactcagtccctcaaatgatagtcatataacgaccaaaagataaatgactgactatcattgaggactgagttccgcatcTAACTGAACccataagaaaaaaaaaacaagactggctttttttttttttttaaatgcatgaatgaaAAGAAAATGTTGTCCTTTAAATTATACCTGgtctcatgtacccatacctagtgtatgggtacatggaataaccaggcattcaaacaggcacggagagagctgtcaaagagtgtatatttcaaaacatgataactgcaccagttataaaaattcccacacacataccacttttaaaatgcactcaaagtccttattccatatctgaaaaatatgatccccaatttgtacTTACTTTATTGATAAAAGTTAAAATATCCACATGACAAATTCAGCTGTACATGTCCATTGTATATGTTCACAACATGACCCAAAATCAGACCTTAGACACATGCACAAGGCCTTGATACCACTGCCATGTGGTCAATAGCCCAATTCATGCTGAACAAGAGACTGGTTGAGAGTCCACATGTTCATTCACCCATGCACCTGCACATGTTATAGCACATGCTTCAACTGCTGATGTGTCATCAACCTCATAGTCACAGTCTCTGTTCTGTGGGGTATTGGTAGAATAACACATGtctttatgaaaggtcaaaagttagggattgttttgtcagacattttgagagctagatttgatcaacaccatttgaagcatggtgtagcttacaagcaggacacataatttcaggatattgactacaaatttggaccaataaatttccagagacataatacaaccaaGGAAGCTTATTTCAATGATGTTTAGGGCAACAGTGACATGGTAAGTGAAATAGTTAGGGAAGAATACCTTGgtgtacatttgaaatgtaattctggtctttgtacatggacttcatgtctccctattccacacatattctgtcggtccgtgtcacgtcacttccggttgatgatgttcgagtgaaaacaagtccctaatttgatttttgttgatgatttctgtcattggtgttatgtaaatttcgatcgcaaatagtcagtggaatcaaacaacagtttctaagtcttcagagtggaagaaacttacttgatttaccgtttatatactgacaaacttaaaattaaattccatggtcgagtgtcgttttttccgaaattgaatgccactccagcaacatcgctatgtagcctccttcacagtcggtttctgttgttcacaacaaaccgtgagccacatgcagtttgggctcgagactagagatagcccggatgtccgaccgacagaatacctttaaatgtgaaaaatatgacgCACTTACCTGTAAAAGTTCTTTTCACAGTACAAATCAACTCAGATTACAATATGCTCTCAAAATCTGCAAACTGCTATGTTTTGAGGACCTACAACAGTAGCTTCGTTACAAATTTCTAGCACATTCCATCAAAATAGACGCTAGCAGAGGACGcgaaacgaaaacaaaacaatCCGGAAAACAGCTGATCATTGTTTCTAGAATATTTTCTAGATGATTGATTGAATGCTCTATTTGTGtaataaaatct
Above is a genomic segment from Amphiura filiformis chromosome 17, Afil_fr2py, whole genome shotgun sequence containing:
- the LOC140137747 gene encoding T-complex protein 11-like protein 1, with the protein product MPLEDKPKEDPPSQQDGAVGGAADDGSTKMDDDTNINTHELDSSGEGEVFKRQRINSPKRPTHNVSPGASPRKHATFEELLAQAGIVTNMALAHEIVVDGNFKLQQSDFPENSIEKQVKEVMHRAFWDSLKGHLEEDPPRYDTAVSLLGEVKEFMFSILLPHHERLRAQIDEAIDLPLIQQQAEQEILDVMHYANFIIGIMSKLCAPVRDEDITKLKEITDVVQLFKEIFRVLELMKLDMLNFTLQSLRPHLQHQSVEYERGKFAEFLQTQQDGLELTRKWLEESAEDLKTKVQQSTPPSTTATASAPSTARPGLVYGPAAILNHGYVGLLKWKETELFPETMTMDKGRIIDLSVQLERAVLLASVLLVTYTNVGAAIAGIQGFPSRLKHHMIVLLEGVKDYSTVMPNIAEEVCKEVNKCLQERQAPVLTPEIQEALKAQVIAVGDKQHSVHQLLDSRAESFIRMIISQPLNFDPTGKLPMGLTTVERQLIELSKQYARLLSHNRAVFGPYYSEIISKIIQPA